One Thermofilum pendens Hrk 5 DNA segment encodes these proteins:
- the udp gene encoding uridine phosphorylase, whose product MPGPRRTGGLAVTGEKVRAREPSGSGGLQYHIKCRPGDVAPTVLLPGDPERVPYISSFWDEYREVARHREYVTHTGRYKGVEVSATSTGIGGPAAAIAVEELLRVGASTFIRVGTTGAIQPFIDVGDVIIVAGAVRLDGTTKQYVRAEYPAIAHFEVVEALIEAAESVGARYHVGVVASTDSFYTGQARPGFKGYEQSWMKDLIPDLQRAGVLSFEMEASTILTLSSIYGARGGAVLAVVANRVKDELVENAGVEAAVRTANEAVKILHEWDEAKKAKGRRYATPGLFRA is encoded by the coding sequence ATGCCTGGCCCGCGCCGGACCGGAGGGTTGGCGGTGACTGGGGAGAAGGTGCGCGCCCGGGAGCCTTCGGGTAGCGGGGGGCTCCAGTACCACATAAAGTGCAGGCCGGGGGACGTCGCCCCGACCGTGCTCCTTCCGGGCGACCCGGAGAGAGTGCCCTACATCTCCAGCTTCTGGGACGAGTACAGGGAGGTCGCGAGGCACAGGGAGTACGTGACGCACACGGGTAGGTATAAGGGCGTCGAGGTCTCGGCTACCTCCACGGGTATAGGCGGCCCCGCGGCGGCGATAGCAGTGGAGGAGTTGCTGAGGGTGGGCGCGTCGACGTTTATACGCGTAGGAACGACGGGGGCTATACAGCCCTTCATCGACGTGGGCGACGTGATAATAGTCGCGGGCGCCGTTAGGCTCGACGGGACGACGAAGCAGTACGTGAGGGCGGAGTACCCGGCTATCGCGCACTTCGAGGTCGTGGAGGCGCTGATAGAGGCGGCCGAGAGCGTAGGCGCCAGGTACCACGTGGGGGTAGTGGCTTCAACGGACTCCTTCTACACGGGCCAGGCGAGGCCGGGCTTCAAGGGCTACGAGCAGAGCTGGATGAAGGACCTCATACCGGACCTCCAGAGGGCCGGGGTGCTGAGCTTCGAGATGGAGGCTTCAACCATCCTAACGCTGTCCTCGATCTACGGGGCGCGCGGCGGCGCCGTGCTGGCCGTCGTGGCAAACAGGGTTAAGGACGAACTCGTAGAGAACGCTGGCGTGGAGGCTGCTGTGCGTACCGCGAACGAGGCTGTGAAGATACTCCACGAGTGGGACGAGGCGAAGAAGGCGAAGGGCAGGCGTTATGCTACCCCGGGCCTGTTCCGCGCCTAG
- a CDS encoding RpiB/LacA/LacB family sugar-phosphate isomerase: MKVAFGADDNYSIARFVVEELKRRGHEVVLVGSPLTGKPYPWPKVAVEVAELVASGKVDTGIVMCYTGTGVSIAANKVKGVRAALCTDAKNARGARLWNDANVLALSARLLSEEVAKEILDEWFSVEKPDPSELENIEFVKKLDLSR, from the coding sequence ATGAAGGTAGCTTTCGGGGCGGACGATAACTACTCGATAGCGAGGTTCGTAGTAGAGGAGCTTAAGCGCAGGGGCCACGAGGTCGTGCTGGTAGGCTCCCCGCTGACGGGGAAGCCCTACCCCTGGCCAAAAGTGGCTGTGGAGGTTGCGGAGCTCGTTGCGAGCGGCAAGGTGGATACGGGGATAGTCATGTGCTACACCGGGACGGGGGTGAGCATAGCCGCGAACAAGGTCAAGGGAGTCAGGGCTGCTCTCTGCACCGACGCGAAGAACGCCAGGGGCGCGCGCCTGTGGAACGACGCCAACGTGCTCGCGCTAAGCGCGAGGCTCCTCTCGGAGGAGGTCGCGAAGGAGATACTCGACGAGTGGTTCTCGGTCGAGAAGCCGGACCCCAGCGAGCTGGAGAACATAGAGTTCGTGAAGAAGCTGGACCTCTCAAGGTGA
- a CDS encoding ABC transporter substrate-binding protein → MQQAQKKGLSKSALYAIIAVALILVVVAVYLLAPKGAGPAGPAAVAKPFHKQILYVIVNDEGTRINMYKTGVFDIAAVTPARWPDVNNTRVGNFTLHLVRRPDKPQLTIQYIGLNPMKEPLNIPEVRQALAYATPYDVILKQVFGGLYVRLYTIIPKGMSGYTEFGINKYEYDMAKAQQIISQLKAKGFDPGKYVITIIYNEGNTARQQIATLLQQSWSQLGFKVTVESYSWPKYLDLVDHFQYQVMLLGWIPDYFDPDDYLMPFVWGGAEFKDIEVHSNVAPGDVGKYLANVNMTVETEKFIVVAGEKGTGATYKGPTNKPIITVGYVVDWDTTKSNWAEPVNMVTLGTGGLKDVALSALCKAAQRIIDPTVREAVMQAAVIYFNKQATMLILGQQITGENYGSWVHGMYYPLATFARYDLVWEDPNAPVVDTGVLNIKNSPETMVIGDIGWPDTFDPAKSYESFGWEIFWHIYGKLVTMWKEDTEPIPELSVAWAFSKDMTDLYFVMRGNVKAYDPWNNKTYPITAVDALFSIWRAVRLNLPGGPQWMIDSYIDVNASSVLTESELDSIAKSQGLVTVYKGKSAEVHSLKELLDFFGYSGPTAGVVKFKLRFPYVPILQIFVTGVGSIIPMQYALGDKYQAALADSNNGRNPAAWAKYVGVGDTDATFKLLSTKPVSTGPYYVADYKEDSYILLKYNPYYWNATLWQELYGFKP, encoded by the coding sequence GTGCAACAGGCGCAGAAAAAGGGCTTGAGTAAGAGCGCGTTGTACGCCATTATAGCCGTTGCGTTGATTCTCGTAGTTGTAGCCGTCTACCTCTTGGCCCCGAAGGGTGCGGGACCAGCTGGCCCCGCCGCCGTGGCTAAGCCGTTCCACAAGCAGATTCTCTACGTGATCGTCAACGACGAGGGGACTAGGATAAACATGTACAAGACCGGTGTCTTCGACATCGCTGCCGTAACGCCGGCTAGGTGGCCCGACGTTAACAATACTCGTGTCGGGAACTTCACGCTCCACCTCGTGAGGAGGCCCGACAAGCCGCAGCTAACGATACAGTACATAGGGTTGAACCCGATGAAGGAGCCGCTGAACATACCGGAGGTCAGGCAGGCGCTGGCCTACGCGACGCCCTACGACGTGATACTGAAGCAGGTTTTCGGCGGGCTCTACGTTAGGCTCTACACGATCATCCCCAAGGGGATGTCCGGCTACACGGAGTTCGGTATAAACAAGTACGAGTACGACATGGCGAAGGCCCAGCAGATAATCAGCCAGCTGAAGGCTAAGGGCTTCGACCCGGGCAAGTACGTGATCACTATAATATACAACGAGGGCAACACGGCGCGCCAGCAGATAGCCACGCTCCTCCAGCAGTCGTGGAGCCAGCTCGGCTTCAAGGTTACCGTGGAGTCGTACTCCTGGCCCAAGTACCTCGACCTCGTCGACCACTTCCAGTACCAGGTGATGTTGCTCGGGTGGATACCCGACTACTTCGACCCCGACGACTACCTCATGCCGTTCGTCTGGGGAGGCGCCGAGTTCAAGGACATAGAGGTACACTCGAACGTCGCGCCGGGAGACGTCGGTAAGTACCTCGCGAACGTCAACATGACCGTCGAGACAGAGAAGTTCATCGTAGTAGCGGGAGAGAAGGGCACAGGCGCCACCTACAAGGGACCGACGAACAAGCCGATAATAACAGTCGGCTACGTCGTAGACTGGGACACGACGAAGTCTAACTGGGCGGAGCCCGTGAACATGGTTACCCTCGGCACCGGGGGGTTGAAGGACGTTGCTCTCAGCGCGCTGTGCAAGGCGGCCCAGAGGATAATCGACCCGACGGTTAGAGAGGCCGTCATGCAGGCCGCCGTCATCTACTTCAACAAGCAGGCAACCATGCTGATACTCGGGCAACAGATAACGGGCGAGAACTACGGATCGTGGGTTCACGGCATGTACTACCCGCTCGCAACTTTCGCGAGGTACGACCTCGTCTGGGAGGACCCCAACGCCCCGGTTGTCGACACGGGCGTTCTCAACATTAAGAACAGCCCCGAGACGATGGTTATCGGCGATATAGGCTGGCCGGACACCTTCGACCCCGCCAAGTCCTACGAGAGCTTCGGCTGGGAGATCTTCTGGCACATATACGGAAAGCTTGTCACGATGTGGAAGGAGGACACGGAGCCCATACCGGAGCTCTCCGTGGCCTGGGCGTTCAGCAAGGACATGACGGACCTCTACTTCGTGATGAGGGGCAACGTGAAGGCCTACGATCCGTGGAACAACAAGACGTACCCCATAACCGCCGTGGACGCCTTGTTCAGCATCTGGCGCGCCGTTAGGCTGAACCTGCCCGGAGGACCCCAGTGGATGATCGATAGCTACATAGACGTCAACGCCTCGAGCGTGCTCACGGAGAGCGAGCTAGACAGCATCGCCAAGTCCCAGGGCCTCGTAACAGTGTACAAGGGCAAGTCGGCGGAAGTCCACAGCCTCAAGGAGCTACTCGACTTCTTCGGCTACTCGGGCCCCACAGCCGGGGTCGTGAAGTTCAAGCTACGCTTCCCGTACGTGCCGATACTGCAGATATTCGTGACGGGCGTAGGCTCGATAATACCGATGCAGTACGCGCTCGGAGACAAGTACCAGGCCGCCCTCGCCGACTCCAATAACGGCAGGAACCCCGCGGCGTGGGCTAAGTACGTCGGTGTCGGCGATACCGACGCGACGTTCAAGCTACTGTCGACGAAGCCTGTATCCACGGGGCCGTACTACGTTGCGGACTACAAGGAGGACAGCTACATACTCCTCAAGTACAACCCCTACTACTGGAACGCCACGCTCTGGCAGGAGCTGTATGGCTTCAAACCATAA
- a CDS encoding ABC transporter permease — MGLASYLVRRLATFLPSVLGALLITYLIAYVIPTDPVRAWVGEKLMDPSTLERLRKEYKFDAPWYEQFAFLVEKLLTGTLVDPTRGIPVVQQVAQRFPITVELAIFGMLFTVAIGIPLGILAAAKKDSFVDFFVRVFALFGSSMPAFVLYYFLILAFYVYVRASLLAGVPSLSPACAASLDSVRNAVPLLGYVVWAVGQVPMFGGLMCGDLGVVSATFVRMWLPGLALGLLSGGFIARIVRNSLLDALSSDAILFARARGLTSGRIWRHALKNAFAPIVTILGLNFAGLLTGAVIAETVFNIPGMGLYMYQGITRLNFPIIIAGTFIFSVIYIVMNLLVDLVYALIDPRVRY; from the coding sequence ATGGGTCTAGCTAGCTATCTGGTGAGGAGGCTTGCAACGTTTCTCCCGAGCGTCCTCGGGGCGCTCCTCATAACCTACCTCATAGCCTACGTTATCCCCACGGACCCCGTGAGGGCGTGGGTAGGGGAGAAGCTCATGGACCCCTCGACCCTAGAGAGGCTGAGGAAGGAGTACAAGTTCGACGCGCCGTGGTACGAGCAGTTCGCCTTCCTGGTCGAGAAGCTCCTAACGGGCACGCTCGTAGACCCCACCAGGGGTATCCCCGTCGTCCAGCAGGTGGCGCAGAGGTTCCCGATAACCGTCGAGCTGGCTATATTCGGCATGCTGTTCACAGTGGCTATAGGCATACCGCTGGGGATACTGGCAGCGGCGAAGAAGGACAGCTTCGTGGACTTCTTCGTAAGGGTATTCGCGCTCTTCGGGAGCTCCATGCCGGCCTTCGTGCTCTACTACTTCCTGATACTGGCGTTCTACGTCTACGTGAGAGCCTCGCTACTAGCCGGGGTTCCCTCCCTGTCTCCAGCGTGCGCCGCCAGCCTGGACTCCGTCAGGAACGCGGTTCCCCTCCTGGGCTACGTCGTGTGGGCGGTAGGCCAGGTCCCGATGTTCGGCGGTCTCATGTGCGGGGATCTGGGGGTTGTCTCTGCGACGTTCGTTAGGATGTGGCTTCCGGGGTTGGCGCTGGGGCTCCTCTCCGGCGGCTTCATAGCGAGGATAGTTAGGAACAGCTTGCTCGACGCGCTGAGTTCGGACGCGATCCTCTTTGCAAGGGCAAGGGGCCTTACGAGCGGCAGGATATGGCGGCACGCCTTGAAGAACGCGTTCGCGCCTATAGTCACGATTCTCGGCCTCAACTTCGCCGGCCTGCTCACGGGCGCCGTGATAGCGGAGACTGTCTTCAATATCCCCGGCATGGGGCTCTACATGTACCAGGGGATCACGAGGCTGAACTTCCCGATAATAATCGCCGGGACGTTCATATTCTCGGTGATATACATCGTGATGAACCTCCTGGTAGACCTCGTCTACGCGCTGATAGACCCGCGCGTCAGGTACTAG
- a CDS encoding ABC transporter permease — MNVVYALGSRLIDAYARLRDRLSPGWLEKNKSKLVETKLSLYVFSSSKIGLTGLALVTVTLFLAIFGPFIAWEPYDVYPVLSNPDLAGKLPHPPCLGNCEGLPPAGTDQYGRDVLSLVIRGFRISLVMSVIIVVTSAVLGVVLGLVSGYFGGAVDEAIMRFTDMMLAFPGLILAIAFSLTLRLSLRDFMMSNPAFTGLVASMFALDPRDAPNLANLLSVFLALILVWWPPYARVVRGSVLTVKEQGFIEAARALGLSTRKVLFRHVLPNIMSPLLVMVTFDFATATLSSAALSFLGLGPQPPVPDLGLIISQAGQFFPERSWWIVVEAGTALLLISLGWNLVGDALRDVFDPKTRRSIELKAKIEVRP, encoded by the coding sequence GTGAACGTCGTCTACGCCCTGGGTAGCAGGCTTATAGACGCCTACGCCAGGCTCAGGGATAGGCTCTCGCCCGGCTGGCTCGAGAAAAACAAGTCCAAGCTCGTAGAGACGAAGCTCTCGCTGTACGTCTTCTCGTCCTCCAAGATAGGCTTGACGGGGCTCGCTCTCGTCACGGTCACGCTCTTCCTGGCGATCTTCGGCCCCTTCATAGCGTGGGAGCCCTACGACGTGTACCCAGTGCTCTCGAACCCGGACCTCGCCGGCAAGCTACCCCACCCCCCGTGCCTCGGTAACTGCGAGGGGTTGCCGCCCGCGGGTACGGACCAGTACGGGAGAGACGTGCTCAGCCTGGTGATCAGGGGCTTCCGGATATCCCTCGTGATGAGCGTGATAATCGTCGTTACCAGCGCCGTGCTGGGAGTAGTCCTCGGGCTCGTCTCCGGCTACTTCGGAGGAGCGGTAGACGAGGCCATAATGAGGTTTACCGACATGATGCTCGCCTTCCCGGGCCTAATACTCGCGATAGCCTTCAGCCTAACGTTGAGGCTCTCCCTGAGGGACTTCATGATGTCCAACCCCGCGTTCACAGGGCTCGTCGCATCCATGTTCGCGCTGGACCCCAGGGACGCGCCCAACCTGGCGAACCTCCTCTCGGTGTTCCTGGCGCTCATACTCGTCTGGTGGCCGCCGTACGCGAGGGTAGTTAGGGGCTCCGTGCTGACAGTCAAGGAGCAGGGGTTCATAGAGGCGGCGAGGGCTCTCGGGCTGTCGACGCGGAAGGTGCTCTTCAGGCACGTCCTCCCCAACATCATGTCCCCGCTCCTCGTCATGGTAACCTTCGACTTCGCGACAGCCACTCTGAGCTCAGCGGCTCTCTCCTTCCTGGGGCTCGGCCCCCAGCCGCCCGTACCGGACCTGGGGCTGATAATATCCCAGGCGGGGCAGTTCTTCCCGGAGAGGAGCTGGTGGATAGTCGTGGAGGCGGGGACCGCCCTGCTACTCATATCCCTCGGGTGGAACCTCGTGGGGGACGCGCTCAGGGACGTCTTCGACCCGAAGACGAGGCGCTCCATAGAGCTTAAGGCGAAGATAGAGGTGAGACCATGA